In a single window of the Acyrthosiphon pisum isolate AL4f chromosome X, pea_aphid_22Mar2018_4r6ur, whole genome shotgun sequence genome:
- the LOC100159982 gene encoding uncharacterized protein LOC100159982 has protein sequence MAPKSLLVKNRNKPSKNNIFIKKLNHALVINNNLRKRIDELSDQNKELSTTRNNLSLEKLSLQTEINSIRNSNVQLTAMHNIMNKKISALEQTIQSCIPALVTMSQCIPSMLESVHEMSKFEIKDFNKEKKEKQTKTVRPMINGHTITQPAIRIRRCDIMMSPIIESPITEQPRRSTEQPRHGTEQPRNSIEQPRHSIEQPRNSIEQPRHSTEQPRHSTEQPRHSTEQPQNSTEQPRRSAEQPRRSTEQPRRSTEQTPKRPRKASYRSSPQCKLNMEPYVRLKDVAAMLKNSKAVPNEEGPQRRLNENLGEGPSWLHTPENQTQNSNNTTNAIQNVQSSSRSTTVNEVQADVSTIASTSSGITDNTFDGTGERRSNLISTIDSSMMRNVTCRKRTKRSSESSSASDIDDSTSSSRPSRSATKNINYKEKGLGGKLRR, from the coding sequence ATGGCACCCAAGTCATTATTGGTTAAAAATCGAAACAAGCCTTCTAAGAATAACatctttattaaaaaacttaaccATGCTTtggtaatcaataataatttacgtaagCGTATTGATGAGTTATCGGACCAAAATAAAGAATTATCAACCACTAGGAATAACTTATCATTGGAGAAATTGTCCCTGCAAACTGAAATTAACTCTATTAGAAATTCTAATGTTCAATTGACggcaatgcataatataatgaataaaaaaattagtgcaTTAGAACAAACTATTCAAAGCTGTATACCTGCATTGGTAACTATGTCGCAATGTATCCCATCTATGTTAGAAAGTGTACACGAAATGAGTAAGTTTGAGATCAAAGACTTTAACAAGGAAAAGAAAGAAAAACAGACTAAAACTGTTAGACCTATGATTAATGGTCACACCATCACTCAACCAGCTATTAGAATAAGGAGATGTGATATTATGATGTCACCTATCATTGAAAGTCCTATTACTGAACAACCCCGGCGTAGTACTGAACAACCGCGGCATGGTACTGAACAACCACGGAATAGTATTGAACAACCACGGCATAGTATTGAACAACCACGGAATAGTATTGAACAACCACGGCATAGTACTGAACAACCGCGGCATAGTACTGAACAACCGCGGCATAGTACTGAACAACCACAGAATAGTACTGAACAACCCAGACGTAGTGCTGAACAACCGCGGCGTAGTACTGAACAACCGCGGCGCAGTACTGAACAAACTCCAAAAAGACCAAGAAAAGCAAGTTATAGAAGCTCACCACAATGCAAACTTAATATGGAACCATATGTAAGATTAAAAGATGTTGCAGCCATGTTAAAAAACTCCAAAGCTGTTCCTAATGAAGAAGGACCTCAACGTcgattaaatgaaaatttaggtGAAGGTCCTAGTTGGTTGCATACTCCAGAAAATCAAACACAAAATTCTAACAATACTACTAATGCAATACAGAATGTTCAAAGTTCTTCTAGATCAACGACAGTCAATGAAGTTCAGGCTGATGTTTCAACAATTGCTTCTACTTCAAGTGGTATTACGGATAATACATTTGATGGAACTGGAGAACGCCGCAGTAACTTAATATCTACTATTGATTCGAGTATGATGAGAAACGTAACATGTCGAAAACGTACTAAACGATCAAGTGAATCAAGCAGTGCATCAGATATTGATGATTCAACTTCTTCATCAAGACCTAGTAGATCtgcaacaaaaaatatcaactataaAGAAAAGGGCCTGGGCGGTAAACTCagaagataa